The genomic interval GCTTCGCTGTATGTTACGCCGTTTACGGTTACACTCAGGAAAGTAGTGGTTTGCAATTCTGCGGCTGTAGGCACATAGATCAGGTCATTGGTCTCTGATCTGGCGCGGTCACCCACCATACTACCTGTGTACACATAGCTAAAGGGTTGTCCTTGCTGACCATTATACACCAGGGTAAAGGTAGTGGCAGCCATTTTTTTCGCACCATAGGTGAACTTCTTGGACAGGTATCCAAAGAAGCGGTGACCCAGGTTGAAGTCGGAAATGGAAAGCCCCAGTCCGTTACGGCCATTTACGGCTTCCATAAAGCGCCACTGGCTATTGTTCTGCGAGCTGGTACCCTCGTTGGTTACAATTGAATTACCGTAGGCATAACTCATGGTAGCGGCCCATCCATTCTGGAAGGCTTTATCCAATACCATGGTGAAGTTGTACGAGTACCCTTTAGTACCTGCATTATTACTCAGGACAAAGATATCATTGGCACCATAGGGGTTAGATCCATTGGAGAGCAGCGGGATCCTGTTGGGAGTGCCACCAAATGTATACACTGTACGTGCACCGGCTCCAACACTTTTCAGTGTAGGAGGCAGGATGTTTACGTTCTGATAATAGATCTCGTGGATATTCTTGCTAAACAATCCTTCCACGGTAAGTGTCCAACCTTTGCTGAGCCGTTTTTCAACAGTCAGTGAAGTACGGAACAGTTTGGGGAGTTTGAATTTAGCAGCGATCAGGTCCACCTGGCCTTTGGCCGTGCTGGCGGATGTATTCAGGTCAGCCGGTGTGTATTGATTGAATGGATCGGGACGGAAACCGGAATAGAAAGTGGCAAACCCCGGTGTGGTCTGGGTTACAGAACCCAGGTTGATACCGGTGTTGTTATAAACACCACCAGGCCATACAAGCGGCATACGACCGGTAAAGAGACCGATACCTCCACGAACAGTGGTATTTTCATCCGGAACACGCAGGGTAAAACCTACGCGGGGAGAAAGTGACCAGGGAACTTGTGCCATTTGGCCGGAACGCGCACCGTTGAGATCATAATATTGTGAAATGATCGCCAAAGCCGTATCGTTCAGGAAAGGATCGGCGTTGGGGCGGTTCAGGAAAACGGTCTTATCTGCACGCAGACCGAGATTGATCGTCAGGTTTTGATTGGCTTTGATCTCATCATTGATGAAGAAGGCCCAGTTGATATAATTGAAACGGGCAGCCGATTTGGAATTCTTTTCATCCGTTGTCTCTTCCAGGTTCGAATAGGTGTACGAATACTGGTTAGGCGTTACGTCATTCAGAAAATCATTCAGGTTGTTGTAGGTATAGTTACCATACAGGTCACGAATGAAGAGGTTGTTTGCTTTGCTGATCAGGTTGTCGGTACCGACAGAGATCAGGTTATTGCCCAGATAGAATTTGAACACATCATTGATGGTCCAGTTCTTTTGGGCCAGGTAGTTACCCGTGGAGAAGTTCTCTGTACCAAAGATAAAGCGGCCAGCTCCGTCATTGATCGTTACCCGTGGGAAGGGTTGTCCGATCGGATCACGGTTATCGGTTACATCGGTATAGGTAATCAGCAAGCGGTTAGAGGCGCCTCCTTTCAGGCTATTACGTAACTCAAAAGTACCTGTGTGCGATTTGCTGGGGAACAGGATACCGTTGTTAAAGAAGTTGATGGTGGTGCTGCTGCTGGCGCTGGTATTATAACGTTCGCCCTGGTTGTAGCGATAGCTCATGGACAATTTGGTCCGGTTGTTTTTACCCAGGTTCCAGTCGAGTTTGGCAGTAACACGATTTGCTTTCACCTGCTCAGGATTATCAAGGTAGGATCCGGCATCATAATTATAAGTTGTTTTCAGGTATGACACCAGGTTATCAATGGTGGCCTGATTGGAGTTACCTCTGTAATCAGCGATGTTGAAAGGCTGAGGGCGTTCATCACGCTGGATCTCACCCAGCAGGAAGAAGAACAGTTTATTCTTGATCAATGGTCCGCTAAAACGTGCACCATAGGTTTGGTTGCGGAAATTAGCCAGACGCACACGTTGATCAACTGCAACACCACCGGGTGTTTTACCAGCGAGTTTCTCATCGCGGTAATAATACCAGGCTGCGCCATGCAGTTCATTTGAACCGGAACGGGTAGTGGCGTTGATACCACCACCGGTAAATCCACCTAGTGAGGCATCGTAGGGAGAAAGTACCACCTGGAACTGGTCGATGGCATCAATGGAGATGGGGTTGATATTGGCTTGACCTCCGTTTGTTCCGGAAGCGGCCAAACCAAATACATCATTATTGATGGCGCCATCAATGAAGAAAGAGTTATAGCGGTTATTCTGACCAGCCAGGGAAACACCACCGTCACCGGTGATCTTTGCCTGAGGTGTTGCACGCAGATAATCATTTAAGCTACGCGATACGGTAGGGATATTGGCCACTTTATCCCGACCAATGCTGGTTTCAGAACCTGTCTTGGCTGTACCAGCGGCACGACGGGAGGTCAATACCAACTCGGTGAGGTTGCCGGCTTTATCCACCAACACAAAATCGTAAGAGGCTTTATCACCCAGGCTGAGGAATATATTTTCTCTTACCTCATCATTGAATCCGACAAAGGAAACAGTTACGGTGTAAGGTCCTCCGGGGGTCATGTTATTGATATCGAAGCGGCCATTGCTTCGGGCGAGAACGACATACTTGGTACCTGTGGGAACATGGACAGCGGTGATGGTAGCGCCAACCAACGGTTGATTATTGGCTCCTTTGATCAAACCGCCAATGCTACTGTTGGTCTCTTGTGCCTGTACGGACAGGGACATAACGAACAATACGGAGAGTAGTCGTACAATTCTCTTAAGCATAAGCATATTATTAGTTTTCGGTTGCGAATTTGAGCAAATCCGCTTTAATGCGGCAAATTAAATCTTTTGGCCCCAAAAAACAAAAAACCCCGCGAAATCGCGGGGTTTTCGTTATCCGGTGAGAATCAATTAGAAATTGAGGCGGACACCCAGCTGGCTGGTCCAACGGGCGCTGTTGAAAACACCATCCGAAATTGTCCAGTAATTTCCGGTGGTGGGGGCTGTAAAGCGGTACAGGGGAGTCAGGTCGGTTGCGCTGACATAGCCCTGGAAATCGAGCA from Chitinophagales bacterium carries:
- a CDS encoding TonB-dependent receptor is translated as MLKRIVRLLSVLFVMSLSVQAQETNSSIGGLIKGANNQPLVGATITAVHVPTGTKYVVLARSNGRFDINNMTPGGPYTVTVSFVGFNDEVRENIFLSLGDKASYDFVLVDKAGNLTELVLTSRRAAGTAKTGSETSIGRDKVANIPTVSRSLNDYLRATPQAKITGDGGVSLAGQNNRYNSFFIDGAINNDVFGLAASGTNGGQANINPISIDAIDQFQVVLSPYDASLGGFTGGGINATTRSGSNELHGAAWYYYRDEKLAGKTPGGVAVDQRVRLANFRNQTYGARFSGPLIKNKLFFFLLGEIQRDERPQPFNIADYRGNSNQATIDNLVSYLKTTYNYDAGSYLDNPEQVKANRVTAKLDWNLGKNNRTKLSMSYRYNQGERYNTSASSSTTINFFNNGILFPSKSHTGTFELRNSLKGGASNRLLITYTDVTDNRDPIGQPFPRVTINDGAGRFIFGTENFSTGNYLAQKNWTINDVFKFYLGNNLISVGTDNLISKANNLFIRDLYGNYTYNNLNDFLNDVTPNQYSYTYSNLEETTDEKNSKSAARFNYINWAFFINDEIKANQNLTINLGLRADKTVFLNRPNADPFLNDTALAIISQYYDLNGARSGQMAQVPWSLSPRVGFTLRVPDENTTVRGGIGLFTGRMPLVWPGGVYNNTGINLGSVTQTTPGFATFYSGFRPDPFNQYTPADLNTSASTAKGQVDLIAAKFKLPKLFRTSLTVEKRLSKGWTLTVEGLFSKNIHEIYYQNVNILPPTLKSVGAGARTVYTFGGTPNRIPLLSNGSNPYGANDIFVLSNNAGTKGYSYNFTMVLDKAFQNGWAATMSYAYGNSIVTNEGTSSQNNSQWRFMEAVNGRNGLGLSISDFNLGHRFFGYLSKKFTYGAKKMAATTFTLVYNGQQGQPFSYVYTGSMVGDRARSETNDLIYVPTAAELQTTTFLSVTVNGVTYSEAAQRQLFENYIQANKYLRNRRGQFAERNGSRLPWSHLLDLSIKQDFSVKLGKKIHTLQITYDIYNFTNLLNRNWGKTYFLANDQYGLLQFNSYTSATNLTPRYTFRPQTGTPWSLSTSTAPGLSARWLSQIGVRLSF